In Perca fluviatilis chromosome 14, GENO_Pfluv_1.0, whole genome shotgun sequence, a genomic segment contains:
- the LOC120572276 gene encoding mucin-5AC-like isoform X2 → MERDLTAHHQELFYRNPVFSGVRLPENSARVRLEQRFPTIAPTALDLAQSCLQMDPERRAQCSELLEHPLFTQDSFHIRFLDELNAKIQKDHRDNSTLPKISKTPRRERNERDDKNRRSKDKKQAEDVNEKVNKERERKGDEKKEETKGKQHSKLSKTVRNTSEPLISKQSKTFGAKNIDNAAKTTVAVKSKPGKATGVDLRKEREIPKSTKTRNSDFLETTATATHLKDNNTVVPKPKHGKVASQETREDHLKTTDTKDGDSTGLNYSCSDSIVPNMTEKSLMEIWRSSKSEPCQEFGKSWNNSNTKVPNLSESSTADHPNGTSSPKASLNSTIDRTDTHLTQKMGKSSTTEYPEGSSTVATSKIANSDQVETSLTLKAPQRPSNDHIKVATPTTPSVTKPCETLEHQGNCSMDTEQKKASEHPKGLPLSPKPATNNIYLFTTPLKTLTSDLSRQSSTILIETSPAISTGTPLKGSLNSKLSKTGSSSDPKPKNDTRCVPNKPSRGLPTDRKPTEVSIASNNQHDASEHRGCLKISPAANHIDVSDASGGEYKENPDSSELCRIHQQSTSESKITTESRITSASMPNEIPKTNKSAGTNFPKTQKASDKENREDLALSVSVSATTKSLVNQISKVTRSSSFEQKNSSESDVKSQKPPHFKTVIIEPKTTFGSFSNKSTATMTLRTKKTTFPTEARRKRDNADTDDTANTSTIADSTSFSSTTTPDRKALTRSLVFHNMDATDADEFASHSSPPPPPSSTPVIPSFSVVSPAASDHHSPGAGFHPGTHSVRCVDKPRHHGGIYSRLSNHITGSLTAQVSEKNLICERTFPCDRCNLGTSSGITATKKKSDIHFPDLRSSVLPELRGREGKHNKGTSKDQRKDKPAPPSPSDTQRP, encoded by the exons ATGGAAA GGGACCTGACGGCTCATCACCAGGAGTTATTCTACAGGAATCCGGTCTTTTCCGGAGTCAGACTGCCCGAAAATTCGGCCCGAGTCCGACTGGAGCAGCGCTTCCCTACAATCGCACCCACCGCCCTGGACCTGGCTCAG AGTTGTCTCCAGATGGATCCAGAAAGACGAGCTCAGTGTTCAGAACTGCTAGAACATCCTCTGTTCACACAAGACTCTTTCCACATCAG ATTTTTGGACGAGCTGAATGCTAAGATCCAAAAGGACCACAGAGACAACTCTACCCTTCCCAAAATAAGCAAAACTCCAAGACGAGAAAGGAACGAACGGGACGACAAGAACCGGAGAAGCAAGGACAAGAAGCAAGCTGAAGATGTGAATGAGAAAGTCAACAAGGAAAGGGAGAGGAAGGGGGATGAGAAGAAGGAGGAAACCAAAGGAAAGCAACATTCGAAGCTCTCTAAAACTGTTCGTAACACCTCAGAACCTTTGATATCCAAACAATCCAAAACATTCGGCGCCAAGAATATCGACAATGCAGCAAAAACGACTGTGGCCGTGAAAAGTAAACCGGGAAAAGCCACCGGTGTGGATCTGAGAAAGGAACGTGAGATTCCTAAATCAACTAAAACCCGTAATTCTGATTTTTTGGAGACAACCGCGACTGCAACCCATCTGAAGGACAATAACACAGTGGTCCCTAAACCTAAACACGGGAAAGTTGCTTCCCAAGAGACAAGGGAAGACCATTTGAAAACTACAGATACAAAAGATGGAGATTCCACTGGTTTGAATTATAGTTGCTCAGACAGCATTGTGCCAAATATGACTGAGAAAAGTCTGATGGAGATCTGGAGATCGTCTAAATCGGAGCCATGTCAAGAGTTTGGGAAGAGCTGGAACAACTCAAACACAAAAGTGCCCAACTTGTCTGAAAGCTCAACCGCTGACCATCCAAATGGGACTTCATCTCCAAAAGCCTCTTTGAATTCAACCATTGATCGTACGGACACCCATTTAACACAGAAAATGGGAAAGTCTTCCACTACAGAATACCCCGAAGGCTCTTCAACAGTTGCAACTTCTAAAATAGCAAACAGTGACCAAGTAGAGACAAGCTTGACACTTAAAGCGCCTCAACGGCCAAGCAATGACCACATTAAAGTCGCTACCCCAACTACCCCTTCTGTCACCAAGCCATGCGAGACATTAGAGCATCAGGGCAATTGTTCAATGGACACAGAGCAAAAAAAGGCCTCTGAACATCCAAAAGGCTTACCCTTAAGCCCTAAGCCAGCcacaaacaacatatatttgtttaccACCCCATTAAAGACTCTTACATCAGATCTTTCAAGGCAGTCGTCCACAATTTTAATAGAAACCAGTCCTGCGATCAGCACTGGAACTCCACTTAAAGGATCCTTAAATTCAAAGTTGTCCAAAACGGGCTCGTCTTCAGATCCCAAACCCAAAAATGACACCAGATGTGTACCCAACAAGCCTTCAAGAGGCCTTCCAACAGACAGGAAACCTACAGAAGTATCGATCGCATCCAACAATCAGCATGATGCCAGTGAGCATCGTGGATGCTTGAAGATTAGCCCAGCTGCAAACCACATTGACGTATCCGATGCCTCGGGTGGAGAATACAAGGAGAATCCTGACTCTTCTGAGCTCTGCAGGATCCATCAGCAGAGCACTTCTGAATCCAAAATCACCACAGAATCCAGAATAACCTCAGCCTCCATGCCGAATGAAATCCCTAAAACCAACAAGTCAGCTGGAACCAATTTTCCGAAAACACAGAAAGCCTCCGATAAAGAGAACAGAGAAGATTTAGCactttctgtgtctgtcagtgCAACAACCAAGTCTTTGGTAAATCAAATCTCAAAGGTTACCAGAAGTTCAAGTTTTGAGCAAAAGAACAGCTCTGAATCCGATGTGAAGTCCCAGAAACCCCCTCACTTTAAAACTGTGATCATAGAACCTAAAACAACGTTTGGGTCATTTAGCAACAAGTCCACTGCAACAATGACCCTGAGGACTAAGAAAACTACATTTCCTACAGAGGCAAGAAGGAAACGAGACAACGCAGACACGGACGACACAGCAAATACATCTACTATCGCGGATTCAACTTCATTCTCCTCTACGACGACTCCAGACCGCAAAGCCTTGACAAGAAGCTTAGTCTTTCACAACATGGACGCTACAGACGCTGATGAATTTGCTTCCCAttcctctccacctcctcctccttcctccacaCCCGTCATTCCCTCTTTTTCTGTCGTCAGCCCAGCCGCCAGCGATCACCATTCCCCGGGGGCAGGTTTTCATCCTGGGACCCACAGCGTTAG GTGTGTAGACAAGCCGAGGCATCACGGTGGCATCTACAGTCGACTGTCCAATCACATTACAGGATCACTCACTGCACAG GTGTCAGAAAAGAATCTGATCTGCGAGCGCACTTTCCCGTGCGATCGCTGTAACCTTGGTACCAGCAGTGGCATCACAGCGACCAAAAAGAAGTCAGACATCCATTTCCCAGATCTAAGAAGCTCCGTGCTGCCAGAGCTCAGAGGAAGAGAag GCAAGCACAACAAAGGCACTTCCAAGGATCAGAGGAaagacaaaccggctcctccaTCTCCATCTGATACACAAAGACCGTAA
- the LOC120572276 gene encoding cyclin-dependent kinase-like 5 isoform X1, with product MERYESLGLVGEGSYGTVLKCRHRESGRLVAIKKFVDSDDDKTVKKIALREIKLLRQLRHDNLVNLLEVWKRRRRWYLVFEFVERTLLEDLEQSPSGLDLNTSRQYLYQILRAAAFCHQQHIIHRDIKPENILISQGGVVKMCDFGFARTMTSPAEGGVYTDYVATRWYRAPELLVGDTKYGKPVDVWAVGCLLLEMLTGQPLFPGDSDLDQIYHIVRYFGDLTAHHQELFYRNPVFSGVRLPENSARVRLEQRFPTIAPTALDLAQSCLQMDPERRAQCSELLEHPLFTQDSFHIRFLDELNAKIQKDHRDNSTLPKISKTPRRERNERDDKNRRSKDKKQAEDVNEKVNKERERKGDEKKEETKGKQHSKLSKTVRNTSEPLISKQSKTFGAKNIDNAAKTTVAVKSKPGKATGVDLRKEREIPKSTKTRNSDFLETTATATHLKDNNTVVPKPKHGKVASQETREDHLKTTDTKDGDSTGLNYSCSDSIVPNMTEKSLMEIWRSSKSEPCQEFGKSWNNSNTKVPNLSESSTADHPNGTSSPKASLNSTIDRTDTHLTQKMGKSSTTEYPEGSSTVATSKIANSDQVETSLTLKAPQRPSNDHIKVATPTTPSVTKPCETLEHQGNCSMDTEQKKASEHPKGLPLSPKPATNNIYLFTTPLKTLTSDLSRQSSTILIETSPAISTGTPLKGSLNSKLSKTGSSSDPKPKNDTRCVPNKPSRGLPTDRKPTEVSIASNNQHDASEHRGCLKISPAANHIDVSDASGGEYKENPDSSELCRIHQQSTSESKITTESRITSASMPNEIPKTNKSAGTNFPKTQKASDKENREDLALSVSVSATTKSLVNQISKVTRSSSFEQKNSSESDVKSQKPPHFKTVIIEPKTTFGSFSNKSTATMTLRTKKTTFPTEARRKRDNADTDDTANTSTIADSTSFSSTTTPDRKALTRSLVFHNMDATDADEFASHSSPPPPPSSTPVIPSFSVVSPAASDHHSPGAGFHPGTHSVRCVDKPRHHGGIYSRLSNHITGSLTAQVSEKNLICERTFPCDRCNLGTSSGITATKKKSDIHFPDLRSSVLPELRGREGKHNKGTSKDQRKDKPAPPSPSDTQRP from the exons ATGGAGCGCTACGAGTCTCTGGGGCTGGTCGGGGAGGGCAGCTACGGCACGGTGCTCAAGTGCCGTCACCGAGAGTCGGGCCGCCTCGTCGCCATCAAGAAGTTCGTGGACTCGGACGACGACAAGACGGTGAAGAAGATCGCCCTGAGGGAGATCAAGCTGCTGCGG CAACTGCGCCACGACAACCTGGTCAACCTGCTGGAGGTGTGGAAGCGGCGCCGGCGCTGGTATCTGGTGTTTGAGTTCGTAGAGCGGACGCTGCTGGAGGATTTGGAGCAAAGCCCGAGCGGACTGGACCTGAACACCAGCCGGCAGTACCTGTACCAGATCCTGAGGGCCGCGGCCTTCTGCCACCAGCAGCAC ATCATCCACCGTGACATCAAACCGGAGAACATCCTGATCTCTCAGGGGGGCGTGGTTAAGATGTGTGACTTTGGCTTCGCCCGGACCATGACGTCGCCCGCCGAGGGGGGGGTCTATACCGACTACGTGGCCACTCGCTGGTACAGAGCACCTGAACTGCTGGTGGGAGACACCAAGTATGGAAA acCGGTAGACGTGTGGGCTGTAGGTTGTCTGTTATTAGAGATGTTAACAGGTCAGCCTCTGTTTCCCGGAGACTCCGACCTCGACCAAATTTACCACATCGTCCGATACTTCG GGGACCTGACGGCTCATCACCAGGAGTTATTCTACAGGAATCCGGTCTTTTCCGGAGTCAGACTGCCCGAAAATTCGGCCCGAGTCCGACTGGAGCAGCGCTTCCCTACAATCGCACCCACCGCCCTGGACCTGGCTCAG AGTTGTCTCCAGATGGATCCAGAAAGACGAGCTCAGTGTTCAGAACTGCTAGAACATCCTCTGTTCACACAAGACTCTTTCCACATCAG ATTTTTGGACGAGCTGAATGCTAAGATCCAAAAGGACCACAGAGACAACTCTACCCTTCCCAAAATAAGCAAAACTCCAAGACGAGAAAGGAACGAACGGGACGACAAGAACCGGAGAAGCAAGGACAAGAAGCAAGCTGAAGATGTGAATGAGAAAGTCAACAAGGAAAGGGAGAGGAAGGGGGATGAGAAGAAGGAGGAAACCAAAGGAAAGCAACATTCGAAGCTCTCTAAAACTGTTCGTAACACCTCAGAACCTTTGATATCCAAACAATCCAAAACATTCGGCGCCAAGAATATCGACAATGCAGCAAAAACGACTGTGGCCGTGAAAAGTAAACCGGGAAAAGCCACCGGTGTGGATCTGAGAAAGGAACGTGAGATTCCTAAATCAACTAAAACCCGTAATTCTGATTTTTTGGAGACAACCGCGACTGCAACCCATCTGAAGGACAATAACACAGTGGTCCCTAAACCTAAACACGGGAAAGTTGCTTCCCAAGAGACAAGGGAAGACCATTTGAAAACTACAGATACAAAAGATGGAGATTCCACTGGTTTGAATTATAGTTGCTCAGACAGCATTGTGCCAAATATGACTGAGAAAAGTCTGATGGAGATCTGGAGATCGTCTAAATCGGAGCCATGTCAAGAGTTTGGGAAGAGCTGGAACAACTCAAACACAAAAGTGCCCAACTTGTCTGAAAGCTCAACCGCTGACCATCCAAATGGGACTTCATCTCCAAAAGCCTCTTTGAATTCAACCATTGATCGTACGGACACCCATTTAACACAGAAAATGGGAAAGTCTTCCACTACAGAATACCCCGAAGGCTCTTCAACAGTTGCAACTTCTAAAATAGCAAACAGTGACCAAGTAGAGACAAGCTTGACACTTAAAGCGCCTCAACGGCCAAGCAATGACCACATTAAAGTCGCTACCCCAACTACCCCTTCTGTCACCAAGCCATGCGAGACATTAGAGCATCAGGGCAATTGTTCAATGGACACAGAGCAAAAAAAGGCCTCTGAACATCCAAAAGGCTTACCCTTAAGCCCTAAGCCAGCcacaaacaacatatatttgtttaccACCCCATTAAAGACTCTTACATCAGATCTTTCAAGGCAGTCGTCCACAATTTTAATAGAAACCAGTCCTGCGATCAGCACTGGAACTCCACTTAAAGGATCCTTAAATTCAAAGTTGTCCAAAACGGGCTCGTCTTCAGATCCCAAACCCAAAAATGACACCAGATGTGTACCCAACAAGCCTTCAAGAGGCCTTCCAACAGACAGGAAACCTACAGAAGTATCGATCGCATCCAACAATCAGCATGATGCCAGTGAGCATCGTGGATGCTTGAAGATTAGCCCAGCTGCAAACCACATTGACGTATCCGATGCCTCGGGTGGAGAATACAAGGAGAATCCTGACTCTTCTGAGCTCTGCAGGATCCATCAGCAGAGCACTTCTGAATCCAAAATCACCACAGAATCCAGAATAACCTCAGCCTCCATGCCGAATGAAATCCCTAAAACCAACAAGTCAGCTGGAACCAATTTTCCGAAAACACAGAAAGCCTCCGATAAAGAGAACAGAGAAGATTTAGCactttctgtgtctgtcagtgCAACAACCAAGTCTTTGGTAAATCAAATCTCAAAGGTTACCAGAAGTTCAAGTTTTGAGCAAAAGAACAGCTCTGAATCCGATGTGAAGTCCCAGAAACCCCCTCACTTTAAAACTGTGATCATAGAACCTAAAACAACGTTTGGGTCATTTAGCAACAAGTCCACTGCAACAATGACCCTGAGGACTAAGAAAACTACATTTCCTACAGAGGCAAGAAGGAAACGAGACAACGCAGACACGGACGACACAGCAAATACATCTACTATCGCGGATTCAACTTCATTCTCCTCTACGACGACTCCAGACCGCAAAGCCTTGACAAGAAGCTTAGTCTTTCACAACATGGACGCTACAGACGCTGATGAATTTGCTTCCCAttcctctccacctcctcctccttcctccacaCCCGTCATTCCCTCTTTTTCTGTCGTCAGCCCAGCCGCCAGCGATCACCATTCCCCGGGGGCAGGTTTTCATCCTGGGACCCACAGCGTTAG GTGTGTAGACAAGCCGAGGCATCACGGTGGCATCTACAGTCGACTGTCCAATCACATTACAGGATCACTCACTGCACAG GTGTCAGAAAAGAATCTGATCTGCGAGCGCACTTTCCCGTGCGATCGCTGTAACCTTGGTACCAGCAGTGGCATCACAGCGACCAAAAAGAAGTCAGACATCCATTTCCCAGATCTAAGAAGCTCCGTGCTGCCAGAGCTCAGAGGAAGAGAag GCAAGCACAACAAAGGCACTTCCAAGGATCAGAGGAaagacaaaccggctcctccaTCTCCATCTGATACACAAAGACCGTAA